Proteins encoded by one window of Macaca fascicularis isolate 582-1 chromosome 10, T2T-MFA8v1.1:
- the SMTN gene encoding smoothelin isoform X19, with protein MNDVEELTALLRSAGEYEERKLIRAAIRRVRAQEIEAATLAGRLCSARPNSGLREDSKGRVAHRLEQCEVPEREEQEQQTEVSKPTPTPEGTSQDVTTVTLLLRAPPGSTSSSPASASSSPTAASPEPPLEPAEAQCLTAEVPGAPEPPPSPPKTTSPEPQESPTLTSTEGQVVNKLLSGPKETPAAQSPTRGPSDTKRADVAGPRPCQRSLSVLSPHQPAQNRESTPLASRPSLFQRAGSVRDRVHKFTSDSLMAARLQDGTPRAALSPLTPARLVGPSLTSTTPASSSSGSSSRGRSDTSSRFSKEQQGVAQPLAQLRSCSQEEGPRGRGLAPRPLENGAGGPVARSEEPGAPLPVAVSTAEPGGSMKTTFTIEIKDGRGQASTGRVLLPTGNQRAELTLGLRAPPTLLSTSSGGKSTITRVNSPGTLARLGSVTHVTSFSHAPPSSRGGCSVKMEPEPAEPPSAAVEAANGAEQTRVNKAPEGRSPLSAEELMTIEDEGVLDKMLDQSTDFEERKLIRAALRELRQRKRDGSGSTMMQTKTFSSSSSSKKMGSIFDREDQTSPRAGSLAALEKRQAEKKKELMKAQSLPKTSASQARKAMIEKLEKEGAAGSPGGPRAAVQRSTSFGVPNANSIKQMLLDWCRAKTRGYEHVDIQNFSSSWSDGMAFCALVHNFFPEAFDYGQLSPQNRRQNFEVAFSSAEMLVDCVPLVEVEDMMIMGKKPDPKCVFTYVQSLYNHLRRHELRLRGKNV; from the exons ATGAACGATGTAGAGGAATTGACTGCACTG TTGCGAAGCGCTGGTGAGTATGAGGAGCGCAAGCTGATCCGAGCTGCCATCCGCCGCGTACGGGCTCAGGAGATTGAGG CTGCCACCTTGGCTGGGAGGTTGTGCAGCGCGCGTCCCAACAGTGGCTTAAGAGAGGACAGCAAGGGGCGAGTGGCACACAGGCTGGAACAGTGTGAG GTGCCAGAGCGAGAGGAACAGGAACAGCAGACAGAGGTCTCAAAGCCAACTCCCACCCCTGAAGGCACCAGCCAGGATGTGACCACAGTGACACTCCTGCTGCGAGCCCCACCTGGGAGCACATCCagctcacctgcctcagccagcaGTTCACCCACCGCTGCCTCTCCTGAGCCTCCATTGGAGCCTGCCGAGGCCCAGTGCCTTACAGCCGAGGTTCCAGGCGCCCCAGAGCCACCCCCCAGCCCACCCAAGACCACCAGCCCTGAGCCTCAGGAGTCTCCAACGCTCACCAGCACTGAGGGCCAGGTGGTCAACAAG CTTCTGTCTGGCCCTAAAGAGACCCCTGCTGCCCAGAGCCCCACCAGAGGCCCTTCTGACACCAAGAGAGCAG ACGTGGCTGGACCCCGACCCTGCCAACGCTCCCTGTCGGTGCTCAGCCCCCACCAGCCAGCCCAGAACCGAG AGTCCACCCCCCTTGCCAGCAGACCTTCCTTGTTCCAGCGGGCTGGCTCTGTGCGGGACCGTGTCCACAAGTTCACATCAGATTCTCTTATGGCTGCTAGGCTCCAGGATGGCACACCCCGGGCTGCCCTAAGTCCCCTGACCCCCGCAAGGCTCGTGGGCCCCTCCCTCACCAGTAccacccctgcctcctcctccagcgGCTCCTCCTCTCGGGGCCGCAGTGATACCTCCTCCCGGTTCAGCAAGGAGCAACAAGGAGTAGCCCAGCCCCTGGCCCAGCTTCGAAGCTGCTCCCAGGAGGAGGGCCCCAGGGGGCGGGGCTTGGCTCCCAGGCCCCTTGAAAACGGAGCAGGGGGGCCTGTGGCACGTTCAGAGGAGCCTGGTGCCCCATTGCCCGTGGCCGTCAGCACTGCCGAGCCAGGGGGCAGTATGAAGACTACATTCACCATCGAGATCAAGGATGGCCGTGGCCAGGCCTCCACAGGCCGGGTGCTGCTGCCCACAGGCAACCAGAGGGCAG AACTGACACTGGGGCTGCGGGCGCCCCCGACCCTACTCAGCACCAGTAGTGGGGGCAAGAGCACCATCACTCGTGTCAACAGCCCTGGGACCCTGGCTCGGCTGGGCAGTGTCACTCATGTCACCAGCTTCAGCCATGCCCCCCCCAGTAGCCGAGGAGGCTGCAGCGTCAAG ATGGAACCAGAGCCAGCAGAGCCTCCCTCTGCAGCAGTGGAAGCAGCCAATGGGGCCGAGCAGACCCGAGTGAACAAAGCACCAGAGGGGCGGAGCCCTCTGAGCGCTGAGGAGCTGATGACTATTGAGGACGAAGGAGTCTTGGACAAAATG CTGGATCAGAGCACGGACTTTGAAGAGCGGAAGCTCATCCGGGCTGCACTTCGTGAGCTCCGACAAAGGAAGAGAG ATGGCAGTGGCAGCACCATGATGCAAACCAAgaccttctcctcttcctcctcatccaAGAAGATGGGCAG CATCTTCGACCGCGAGGACCAGACCAGCCCACGGGCCGGCAGCCTGGCGGCGCTTGAGAAACGCCAGGCTGAGAAGAAGAAAGAGCTGATGAAGGCGCAGAGTCTGCCCaagacctcagcctcccaggcgcGCAAGGCCATGATTGAGAAGTTGGAGAAGGAGGGCGCGGCCGG CAGCCCTGGCGGACCCCGCGCAGCCGTGCAGCGATCCACCAGCTTCGGGGTCCCCAACGCCAACAGCATCAAGCAGATGCTGCTGGACTGGTGCCGAGCCAAGACTCGCGGCTACGAG CATGTCGACATCCAGAACTTCTCCTCCAGCTGGAGTGATGGGATGGCCTTCTGTGCCCTGGTGCACAACTTCTTCCCTGAGGCCTTCGACTATGGGCAGCTTAGCCCTCAGAACCGACGCCAGAACTTCGAGGTGGCCTTCTCATCTGCGGA
- the SMTN gene encoding smoothelin isoform X7: MRAVASGPGSRTFLRIGRGMVGMGAPGDLHAACPSTPAGTPSPRSRVPVRPRSLSWLEVTADLAERRRIRSAIRELQRQELEREEEALASKRFRAERQDNKENWLHSRQREAEQRAALARLAGQLESMNDVEELTALLRSAGEYEERKLIRAAIRRVRAQEIEAATLAGRLCSARPNSGLREDSKGRVAHRLEQCEVPEREEQEQQTEVSKPTPTPEGTSQDVTTVTLLLRAPPGSTSSSPASASSSPTAASPEPPLEPAEAQCLTAEVPGAPEPPPSPPKTTSPEPQESPTLTSTEGQVVNKLLSGPKETPAAQSPTRGPSDTKRADVAGPRPCQRSLSVLSPHQPAQNRESTPLASRPSLFQRAGSVRDRVHKFTSDSLMAARLQDGTPRAALSPLTPARLVGPSLTSTTPASSSSGSSSRGRSDTSSRFSKEQQGVAQPLAQLRSCSQEEGPRGRGLAPRPLENGAGGPVARSEEPGAPLPVAVSTAEPGGSMKTTFTIEIKDGRGQASTGRVLLPTGNQRAELTLGLRAPPTLLSTSSGGKSTITRVNSPGTLARLGSVTHVTSFSHAPPSSRGGCSVKMEPEPAEPPSAAVEAANGAEQTRVNKAPEGRSPLSAEELMTIEDEGVLDKMLDQSTDFEERKLIRAALRELRQRKRDGSGSTMMQTKTFSSSSSSKKMGSIFDREDQTSPRAGSLAALEKRQAEKKKELMKAQSLPKTSASQARKAMIEKLEKEGAAGSPGGPRAAVQRSTSFGVPNANSIKQMLLDWCRAKTRGYEHVDIQNFSSSWSDGMAFCALVHNFFPEAFDYGQLSPQNRRQNFEVAFSSAEMLVDCVPLVEVEDMMIMGKKPDPKCVFTYVQSLYNHLRRHELRLRGKNV, from the exons ATGCGGGCAGTCGCTTCCGGCCCCGGCTCCCGCACATTCTTGAGGATTGGGCGGGGAATGGTCGGAATGGGGGCGCCTGGGGACTTGCACGCCGCGTGCCCCTCCACACCAGCCGGGACGCCCTCCCCTCGGTCCCGAGTTCCAGTTCGACCTCGGTCACTCAGCTGG CTGGAGGTCACAGCAGATCTGGCAGAGCGGCGGCGCATCCGCTCAGCCATCCGGGAACTGCAGCGGCaggagctggagcgcgaggaggAGGCCCTGGCATCCAAGCGTTTCCGTGCCGAGCGGCAGGACAACAAGGAGAACTGGCTACA CTCTCGGCAGCGGGAAGCTGAGCAGCGGGCTGCGCTGGCACGGCTGGCAGGGCAGCTGGAGTCCATGAACGATGTAGAGGAATTGACTGCACTG TTGCGAAGCGCTGGTGAGTATGAGGAGCGCAAGCTGATCCGAGCTGCCATCCGCCGCGTACGGGCTCAGGAGATTGAGG CTGCCACCTTGGCTGGGAGGTTGTGCAGCGCGCGTCCCAACAGTGGCTTAAGAGAGGACAGCAAGGGGCGAGTGGCACACAGGCTGGAACAGTGTGAG GTGCCAGAGCGAGAGGAACAGGAACAGCAGACAGAGGTCTCAAAGCCAACTCCCACCCCTGAAGGCACCAGCCAGGATGTGACCACAGTGACACTCCTGCTGCGAGCCCCACCTGGGAGCACATCCagctcacctgcctcagccagcaGTTCACCCACCGCTGCCTCTCCTGAGCCTCCATTGGAGCCTGCCGAGGCCCAGTGCCTTACAGCCGAGGTTCCAGGCGCCCCAGAGCCACCCCCCAGCCCACCCAAGACCACCAGCCCTGAGCCTCAGGAGTCTCCAACGCTCACCAGCACTGAGGGCCAGGTGGTCAACAAG CTTCTGTCTGGCCCTAAAGAGACCCCTGCTGCCCAGAGCCCCACCAGAGGCCCTTCTGACACCAAGAGAGCAG ACGTGGCTGGACCCCGACCCTGCCAACGCTCCCTGTCGGTGCTCAGCCCCCACCAGCCAGCCCAGAACCGAG AGTCCACCCCCCTTGCCAGCAGACCTTCCTTGTTCCAGCGGGCTGGCTCTGTGCGGGACCGTGTCCACAAGTTCACATCAGATTCTCTTATGGCTGCTAGGCTCCAGGATGGCACACCCCGGGCTGCCCTAAGTCCCCTGACCCCCGCAAGGCTCGTGGGCCCCTCCCTCACCAGTAccacccctgcctcctcctccagcgGCTCCTCCTCTCGGGGCCGCAGTGATACCTCCTCCCGGTTCAGCAAGGAGCAACAAGGAGTAGCCCAGCCCCTGGCCCAGCTTCGAAGCTGCTCCCAGGAGGAGGGCCCCAGGGGGCGGGGCTTGGCTCCCAGGCCCCTTGAAAACGGAGCAGGGGGGCCTGTGGCACGTTCAGAGGAGCCTGGTGCCCCATTGCCCGTGGCCGTCAGCACTGCCGAGCCAGGGGGCAGTATGAAGACTACATTCACCATCGAGATCAAGGATGGCCGTGGCCAGGCCTCCACAGGCCGGGTGCTGCTGCCCACAGGCAACCAGAGGGCAG AACTGACACTGGGGCTGCGGGCGCCCCCGACCCTACTCAGCACCAGTAGTGGGGGCAAGAGCACCATCACTCGTGTCAACAGCCCTGGGACCCTGGCTCGGCTGGGCAGTGTCACTCATGTCACCAGCTTCAGCCATGCCCCCCCCAGTAGCCGAGGAGGCTGCAGCGTCAAG ATGGAACCAGAGCCAGCAGAGCCTCCCTCTGCAGCAGTGGAAGCAGCCAATGGGGCCGAGCAGACCCGAGTGAACAAAGCACCAGAGGGGCGGAGCCCTCTGAGCGCTGAGGAGCTGATGACTATTGAGGACGAAGGAGTCTTGGACAAAATG CTGGATCAGAGCACGGACTTTGAAGAGCGGAAGCTCATCCGGGCTGCACTTCGTGAGCTCCGACAAAGGAAGAGAG ATGGCAGTGGCAGCACCATGATGCAAACCAAgaccttctcctcttcctcctcatccaAGAAGATGGGCAG CATCTTCGACCGCGAGGACCAGACCAGCCCACGGGCCGGCAGCCTGGCGGCGCTTGAGAAACGCCAGGCTGAGAAGAAGAAAGAGCTGATGAAGGCGCAGAGTCTGCCCaagacctcagcctcccaggcgcGCAAGGCCATGATTGAGAAGTTGGAGAAGGAGGGCGCGGCCGG CAGCCCTGGCGGACCCCGCGCAGCCGTGCAGCGATCCACCAGCTTCGGGGTCCCCAACGCCAACAGCATCAAGCAGATGCTGCTGGACTGGTGCCGAGCCAAGACTCGCGGCTACGAG CATGTCGACATCCAGAACTTCTCCTCCAGCTGGAGTGATGGGATGGCCTTCTGTGCCCTGGTGCACAACTTCTTCCCTGAGGCCTTCGACTATGGGCAGCTTAGCCCTCAGAACCGACGCCAGAACTTCGAGGTGGCCTTCTCATCTGCGGA
- the SMTN gene encoding smoothelin isoform X13 — MADEALAGLDEGALRKLLEVTADLAERRRIRSAIRELQRQELEREEEALASKRFRAERQDNKENWLHSRQREAEQRAALARLAGQLESMNDVEELTALLRSAGEYEERKLIRAAIRRVRAQEIEAATLAGRLCSARPNSGLREDSKGRVAHRLEQCEVPEREEQEQQTEVSKPTPTPEGTSQDVTTVTLLLRAPPGSTSSSPASASSSPTAASPEPPLEPAEAQCLTAEVPGAPEPPPSPPKTTSPEPQESPTLTSTEGQVVNKLLSGPKETPAAQSPTRGPSDTKRADVAGPRPCQRSLSVLSPHQPAQNRESTPLASRPSLFQRAGSVRDRVHKFTSDSLMAARLQDGTPRAALSPLTPARLVGPSLTSTTPASSSSGSSSRGRSDTSSRFSKEQQGVAQPLAQLRSCSQEEGPRGRGLAPRPLENGAGGPVARSEEPGAPLPVAVSTAEPGGSMKTTFTIEIKDGRGQASTGRVLLPTGNQRAELTLGLRAPPTLLSTSSGGKSTITRVNSPGTLARLGSVTHVTSFSHAPPSSRGGCSVKMEPEPAEPPSAAVEAANGAEQTRVNKAPEGRSPLSAEELMTIEDEGVLDKMLDQSTDFEERKLIRAALRELRQRKRDQRDKERERRLQEARGRPGEGRGNTATETTTRHSQRAADGSAVSTVTKTERLVHSNDGTRTARTTTVESSFVRRSENGSGSTMMQTKTFSSSSSSKKMGSIFDREDQTSPRAGSLAALEKRQAEKKKELMKAQSLPKTSASQARKAMIEKLEKEGAAGSPGGPRAAVQRSTSFGVPNANSIKQMLLDWCRAKTRGYEHVDIQNFSSSWSDGMAFCALVHNFFPEAFDYGQLSPQNRRQNFEVAFSSAEMLVDCVPLVEVEDMMIMGKKPDPKCVFTYVQSLYNHLRRHELRLRGKNV; from the exons CTGGAGGTCACAGCAGATCTGGCAGAGCGGCGGCGCATCCGCTCAGCCATCCGGGAACTGCAGCGGCaggagctggagcgcgaggaggAGGCCCTGGCATCCAAGCGTTTCCGTGCCGAGCGGCAGGACAACAAGGAGAACTGGCTACA CTCTCGGCAGCGGGAAGCTGAGCAGCGGGCTGCGCTGGCACGGCTGGCAGGGCAGCTGGAGTCCATGAACGATGTAGAGGAATTGACTGCACTG TTGCGAAGCGCTGGTGAGTATGAGGAGCGCAAGCTGATCCGAGCTGCCATCCGCCGCGTACGGGCTCAGGAGATTGAGG CTGCCACCTTGGCTGGGAGGTTGTGCAGCGCGCGTCCCAACAGTGGCTTAAGAGAGGACAGCAAGGGGCGAGTGGCACACAGGCTGGAACAGTGTGAG GTGCCAGAGCGAGAGGAACAGGAACAGCAGACAGAGGTCTCAAAGCCAACTCCCACCCCTGAAGGCACCAGCCAGGATGTGACCACAGTGACACTCCTGCTGCGAGCCCCACCTGGGAGCACATCCagctcacctgcctcagccagcaGTTCACCCACCGCTGCCTCTCCTGAGCCTCCATTGGAGCCTGCCGAGGCCCAGTGCCTTACAGCCGAGGTTCCAGGCGCCCCAGAGCCACCCCCCAGCCCACCCAAGACCACCAGCCCTGAGCCTCAGGAGTCTCCAACGCTCACCAGCACTGAGGGCCAGGTGGTCAACAAG CTTCTGTCTGGCCCTAAAGAGACCCCTGCTGCCCAGAGCCCCACCAGAGGCCCTTCTGACACCAAGAGAGCAG ACGTGGCTGGACCCCGACCCTGCCAACGCTCCCTGTCGGTGCTCAGCCCCCACCAGCCAGCCCAGAACCGAG AGTCCACCCCCCTTGCCAGCAGACCTTCCTTGTTCCAGCGGGCTGGCTCTGTGCGGGACCGTGTCCACAAGTTCACATCAGATTCTCTTATGGCTGCTAGGCTCCAGGATGGCACACCCCGGGCTGCCCTAAGTCCCCTGACCCCCGCAAGGCTCGTGGGCCCCTCCCTCACCAGTAccacccctgcctcctcctccagcgGCTCCTCCTCTCGGGGCCGCAGTGATACCTCCTCCCGGTTCAGCAAGGAGCAACAAGGAGTAGCCCAGCCCCTGGCCCAGCTTCGAAGCTGCTCCCAGGAGGAGGGCCCCAGGGGGCGGGGCTTGGCTCCCAGGCCCCTTGAAAACGGAGCAGGGGGGCCTGTGGCACGTTCAGAGGAGCCTGGTGCCCCATTGCCCGTGGCCGTCAGCACTGCCGAGCCAGGGGGCAGTATGAAGACTACATTCACCATCGAGATCAAGGATGGCCGTGGCCAGGCCTCCACAGGCCGGGTGCTGCTGCCCACAGGCAACCAGAGGGCAG AACTGACACTGGGGCTGCGGGCGCCCCCGACCCTACTCAGCACCAGTAGTGGGGGCAAGAGCACCATCACTCGTGTCAACAGCCCTGGGACCCTGGCTCGGCTGGGCAGTGTCACTCATGTCACCAGCTTCAGCCATGCCCCCCCCAGTAGCCGAGGAGGCTGCAGCGTCAAG ATGGAACCAGAGCCAGCAGAGCCTCCCTCTGCAGCAGTGGAAGCAGCCAATGGGGCCGAGCAGACCCGAGTGAACAAAGCACCAGAGGGGCGGAGCCCTCTGAGCGCTGAGGAGCTGATGACTATTGAGGACGAAGGAGTCTTGGACAAAATG CTGGATCAGAGCACGGACTTTGAAGAGCGGAAGCTCATCCGGGCTGCACTTCGTGAGCTCCGACAAAGGAAGAGAG ACCAGCGGGACAAGGAGCGGGAACGGCGGCTGCAGGAGGCACGGGGCCGGCCAGGGGAGGGCCGCGGCAACACGGCCACTGAGACCACCACGAGGCACAGCCAGCGGGCAGCTGATGGCTCTGCTGTCAGCACTGTTACCAAGACTGAGCGGCTCGTCCACTCCA ATGATGGCACACGGACGGCCCGCACCACCACAGTGGAGTCAAGTTTCGTGAGGCGCTCGGAGA ATGGCAGTGGCAGCACCATGATGCAAACCAAgaccttctcctcttcctcctcatccaAGAAGATGGGCAG CATCTTCGACCGCGAGGACCAGACCAGCCCACGGGCCGGCAGCCTGGCGGCGCTTGAGAAACGCCAGGCTGAGAAGAAGAAAGAGCTGATGAAGGCGCAGAGTCTGCCCaagacctcagcctcccaggcgcGCAAGGCCATGATTGAGAAGTTGGAGAAGGAGGGCGCGGCCGG CAGCCCTGGCGGACCCCGCGCAGCCGTGCAGCGATCCACCAGCTTCGGGGTCCCCAACGCCAACAGCATCAAGCAGATGCTGCTGGACTGGTGCCGAGCCAAGACTCGCGGCTACGAG CATGTCGACATCCAGAACTTCTCCTCCAGCTGGAGTGATGGGATGGCCTTCTGTGCCCTGGTGCACAACTTCTTCCCTGAGGCCTTCGACTATGGGCAGCTTAGCCCTCAGAACCGACGCCAGAACTTCGAGGTGGCCTTCTCATCTGCGGA
- the SMTN gene encoding smoothelin isoform X11: protein MADEALAGLDEGALRKLLEVTADLAERRRIRSAIRELQRQELEREEEALASKRFRAERQDNKENWLHSRQREAEQRAALARLAGQLESMNDVEELTALPACHPQLRSAGEYEERKLIRAAIRRVRAQEIEAATLAGRLCSARPNSGLREDSKGRVAHRLEQCEVPEREEQEQQTEVSKPTPTPEGTSQDVTTVTLLLRAPPGSTSSSPASASSSPTAASPEPPLEPAEAQCLTAEVPGAPEPPPSPPKTTSPEPQESPTLTSTEGQVVNKLLSGPKETPAAQSPTRGPSDTKRADVAGPRPCQRSLSVLSPHQPAQNRESTPLASRPSLFQRAGSVRDRVHKFTSDSLMAARLQDGTPRAALSPLTPARLVGPSLTSTTPASSSSGSSSRGRSDTSSRFSKEQQGVAQPLAQLRSCSQEEGPRGRGLAPRPLENGAGGPVARSEEPGAPLPVAVSTAEPGGSMKTTFTIEIKDGRGQASTGRVLLPTGNQRAELTLGLRAPPTLLSTSSGGKSTITRVNSPGTLARLGSVTHVTSFSHAPPSSRGGCSVKMEPEPAEPPSAAVEAANGAEQTRVNKAPEGRSPLSAEELMTIEDEGVLDKMLDQSTDFEERKLIRAALRELRQRKRDQRDKERERRLQEARGRPGEGRGNTATETTTRHSQRAADGSAVSTVTKTERLVHSNDGTRTARTTTVESSFVRRSENGSGSTMMQTKTFSSSSSSKKMGSIFDREDQTSPRAGSLAALEKRQAEKKKELMKAQSLPKTSASQARKAMIEKLEKEGAAGSPGGPRAAVQRSTSFGVPNANSIKQMLLDWCRAKTRGYEHVDIQNFSSSWSDGMAFCALVHNFFPEAFDYGQLSPQNRRQNFEVAFSSAEMLVDCVPLVEVEDMMIMGKKPDPKCVFTYVQSLYNHLRRHELRLRGKNV, encoded by the exons CTGGAGGTCACAGCAGATCTGGCAGAGCGGCGGCGCATCCGCTCAGCCATCCGGGAACTGCAGCGGCaggagctggagcgcgaggaggAGGCCCTGGCATCCAAGCGTTTCCGTGCCGAGCGGCAGGACAACAAGGAGAACTGGCTACA CTCTCGGCAGCGGGAAGCTGAGCAGCGGGCTGCGCTGGCACGGCTGGCAGGGCAGCTGGAGTCCATGAACGATGTAGAGGAATTGACTGCACTG CCTGCCTGTCACCCACAGTTGCGAAGCGCTGGTGAGTATGAGGAGCGCAAGCTGATCCGAGCTGCCATCCGCCGCGTACGGGCTCAGGAGATTGAGG CTGCCACCTTGGCTGGGAGGTTGTGCAGCGCGCGTCCCAACAGTGGCTTAAGAGAGGACAGCAAGGGGCGAGTGGCACACAGGCTGGAACAGTGTGAG GTGCCAGAGCGAGAGGAACAGGAACAGCAGACAGAGGTCTCAAAGCCAACTCCCACCCCTGAAGGCACCAGCCAGGATGTGACCACAGTGACACTCCTGCTGCGAGCCCCACCTGGGAGCACATCCagctcacctgcctcagccagcaGTTCACCCACCGCTGCCTCTCCTGAGCCTCCATTGGAGCCTGCCGAGGCCCAGTGCCTTACAGCCGAGGTTCCAGGCGCCCCAGAGCCACCCCCCAGCCCACCCAAGACCACCAGCCCTGAGCCTCAGGAGTCTCCAACGCTCACCAGCACTGAGGGCCAGGTGGTCAACAAG CTTCTGTCTGGCCCTAAAGAGACCCCTGCTGCCCAGAGCCCCACCAGAGGCCCTTCTGACACCAAGAGAGCAG ACGTGGCTGGACCCCGACCCTGCCAACGCTCCCTGTCGGTGCTCAGCCCCCACCAGCCAGCCCAGAACCGAG AGTCCACCCCCCTTGCCAGCAGACCTTCCTTGTTCCAGCGGGCTGGCTCTGTGCGGGACCGTGTCCACAAGTTCACATCAGATTCTCTTATGGCTGCTAGGCTCCAGGATGGCACACCCCGGGCTGCCCTAAGTCCCCTGACCCCCGCAAGGCTCGTGGGCCCCTCCCTCACCAGTAccacccctgcctcctcctccagcgGCTCCTCCTCTCGGGGCCGCAGTGATACCTCCTCCCGGTTCAGCAAGGAGCAACAAGGAGTAGCCCAGCCCCTGGCCCAGCTTCGAAGCTGCTCCCAGGAGGAGGGCCCCAGGGGGCGGGGCTTGGCTCCCAGGCCCCTTGAAAACGGAGCAGGGGGGCCTGTGGCACGTTCAGAGGAGCCTGGTGCCCCATTGCCCGTGGCCGTCAGCACTGCCGAGCCAGGGGGCAGTATGAAGACTACATTCACCATCGAGATCAAGGATGGCCGTGGCCAGGCCTCCACAGGCCGGGTGCTGCTGCCCACAGGCAACCAGAGGGCAG AACTGACACTGGGGCTGCGGGCGCCCCCGACCCTACTCAGCACCAGTAGTGGGGGCAAGAGCACCATCACTCGTGTCAACAGCCCTGGGACCCTGGCTCGGCTGGGCAGTGTCACTCATGTCACCAGCTTCAGCCATGCCCCCCCCAGTAGCCGAGGAGGCTGCAGCGTCAAG ATGGAACCAGAGCCAGCAGAGCCTCCCTCTGCAGCAGTGGAAGCAGCCAATGGGGCCGAGCAGACCCGAGTGAACAAAGCACCAGAGGGGCGGAGCCCTCTGAGCGCTGAGGAGCTGATGACTATTGAGGACGAAGGAGTCTTGGACAAAATG CTGGATCAGAGCACGGACTTTGAAGAGCGGAAGCTCATCCGGGCTGCACTTCGTGAGCTCCGACAAAGGAAGAGAG ACCAGCGGGACAAGGAGCGGGAACGGCGGCTGCAGGAGGCACGGGGCCGGCCAGGGGAGGGCCGCGGCAACACGGCCACTGAGACCACCACGAGGCACAGCCAGCGGGCAGCTGATGGCTCTGCTGTCAGCACTGTTACCAAGACTGAGCGGCTCGTCCACTCCA ATGATGGCACACGGACGGCCCGCACCACCACAGTGGAGTCAAGTTTCGTGAGGCGCTCGGAGA ATGGCAGTGGCAGCACCATGATGCAAACCAAgaccttctcctcttcctcctcatccaAGAAGATGGGCAG CATCTTCGACCGCGAGGACCAGACCAGCCCACGGGCCGGCAGCCTGGCGGCGCTTGAGAAACGCCAGGCTGAGAAGAAGAAAGAGCTGATGAAGGCGCAGAGTCTGCCCaagacctcagcctcccaggcgcGCAAGGCCATGATTGAGAAGTTGGAGAAGGAGGGCGCGGCCGG CAGCCCTGGCGGACCCCGCGCAGCCGTGCAGCGATCCACCAGCTTCGGGGTCCCCAACGCCAACAGCATCAAGCAGATGCTGCTGGACTGGTGCCGAGCCAAGACTCGCGGCTACGAG CATGTCGACATCCAGAACTTCTCCTCCAGCTGGAGTGATGGGATGGCCTTCTGTGCCCTGGTGCACAACTTCTTCCCTGAGGCCTTCGACTATGGGCAGCTTAGCCCTCAGAACCGACGCCAGAACTTCGAGGTGGCCTTCTCATCTGCGGA